One genomic segment of Drosophila melanogaster chromosome 3R includes these proteins:
- the Tim17b1 gene encoding Tim17b1, with amino-acid sequence MAEYGREPCPFRIVEDCGGAFAMGALGGGAFQAIKGFRNAPSGLGYRLSGGLAAVRARSGLVGGNFAVWGATFSAIDCSLVYFRKKEDPWNAIISGATTGGILAARTGLTSMLSSALVGGALLALIEGVGIVVSHYSADSYRQVSPVERQQRYKQELLRQQKGVSPLAATYGEIDSSAL; translated from the exons ATGGCGGAGTACGGTCGGGAGCCTTGTCCCTTTCGCATTGTCGAGGATTGTGGTGGAGCCTTCGCAATGGGCGCCTTGGGCGGAGGAGCCTTCCAGGCGATCAAGGGCTTTCGAAACGCCCCCTCCGGCCTGGGATACCGATTGAGCGGAGGATTGGCGGCGGTACGGGCTCGATCCGGCCTGGTGGGTGGTAACTTTGCGGTGTGGGGCGCTACCTTCAGCGCCATCGACTGCTCACTGGTTTACTTCCGGAAGAAGGAGGACCCGTGGAACGCCATAATTAGTGGAGCAACCACCGGGGGCATTCTTGCTGCTAGAACTG GACTAACCTCCATGCTCAGTAGTGCCTTGGTGGGCGGGGCTCTATTGGCCCTAATAGAGGGCGTGGGCATTGTGGTGTCCCATTATTCGGCGGATTCCTACCGCCAGGTGTCGCCCGTGGAGCGGCAGCAACGGTATAAGCAGGAGCTTTTACGGCAGCAAAAGGGCGTTTCTCCACTCGCAGCGACTTATGGAGAG ATTGACTCTTCGGCATTGTAG